A genomic window from Tolypothrix sp. PCC 7910 includes:
- a CDS encoding glycosyltransferase family 4 protein translates to MLRLAYFVSHPIQYQAPLLRLLAAEPEIDLTVFFYSDFSLKAYQDEGFGRLIEWDVPLTDGYKYQFLNCWGSNNQQGVAQKSLAKDILQQLKAGQFDAIWVHGWSWLCSIQAIQAANKLGIPVLLRGEANGLNKSTNPLKKIAKTVFLEWLFQKVSGFLNIGTLNRQFYNEYGIADHRLFCVPYAVDNDYFQKLATLARHKREELRRSLNLEPNRPIILYAAKLIDVKRPHDLLAAYRLLSTNGVQEPEPYLLFVGDGVLRPDLEAAAKETGWDSIRFLGFRNQSQMPAMYDLCDVFVLPSGFEPWGLAINEVMNTGKPVVVSDRVGCAPDLVKEQQNGRIYPVGDIAALADSIRWAIANHGTAGDCSLKIIQNWSYQEDIQGLKQALNYLQVKVA, encoded by the coding sequence ATGCTACGTTTAGCTTACTTTGTATCTCACCCCATTCAGTATCAAGCTCCTTTATTGCGACTGCTTGCAGCCGAACCAGAAATTGATCTGACAGTTTTTTTCTATAGTGATTTTTCTCTAAAAGCTTATCAAGATGAGGGATTTGGTCGCTTAATTGAGTGGGATGTACCACTCACGGATGGTTATAAGTATCAATTTTTAAACTGTTGGGGTAGTAATAACCAGCAAGGTGTCGCACAAAAGTCCCTAGCTAAAGATATTTTGCAACAGTTAAAAGCCGGACAATTTGATGCCATTTGGGTGCATGGATGGTCTTGGCTATGTAGTATACAGGCAATACAGGCAGCCAATAAATTAGGCATTCCTGTTTTACTCAGGGGAGAAGCCAACGGCTTAAACAAAAGCACAAATCCACTGAAAAAAATTGCCAAAACAGTTTTTCTGGAGTGGTTGTTTCAAAAAGTGAGCGGATTTCTCAACATCGGCACTCTCAACCGTCAATTTTACAATGAGTATGGAATTGCAGATCACCGTCTATTTTGTGTCCCCTATGCTGTTGATAATGACTATTTTCAGAAATTAGCAACTTTAGCCCGACATAAGCGTGAAGAACTGCGGCGATCGCTTAATTTAGAGCCAAATAGGCCAATTATTCTTTATGCTGCGAAACTGATTGATGTCAAGCGTCCCCATGATTTATTAGCAGCTTATCGCTTGTTATCCACTAATGGGGTGCAAGAACCAGAACCTTATCTTTTGTTTGTAGGAGATGGGGTATTGCGGCCAGATCTAGAAGCTGCAGCAAAAGAGACGGGTTGGGATTCAATTCGCTTTTTGGGTTTTCGCAATCAGTCGCAAATGCCTGCTATGTATGACTTGTGTGATGTATTTGTCTTGCCATCTGGTTTCGAGCCGTGGGGATTAGCAATTAATGAGGTCATGAATACAGGTAAACCAGTAGTTGTGAGCGATCGCGTCGGCTGTGCGCCAGACTTAGTGAAAGAGCAACAAAATGGCCGAATTTACCCTGTAGGGGATATTGCAGCTTTAGCAGATTCAATTCGCTGGGCGATCGCTAATCATGGTACTGCAGGAGATTGCAGCCTCAAAATAATTCAAAACTGGAGCTATCAAGAAGATATACAGGGACTTAAACAAGCCTTAAATTATTTGCAGGTGAAAGTAGCATAA
- a CDS encoding glycosyltransferase yields the protein MEKIANNALNIGPLAGRQLIQANYKAFASLVAQAKDYAQQGKYTEAAVYVQMAALYGFWRHSGLFASPELEQVLRAIAQQTIPIYPQKSQPSPGATRKVLHVASAVQGIGGLGRMIWRWMQQDTKSCHSLVLTQQASSSVPTILRDAVYNSGGKIYSLNETTIGGILVWAKRLRQIAADADVVVLHIWPDDAIPIIAFANKEQSPPILYLDHADHGFWLGASISDILINLRSSGMRLAQERRGFEAERIGLLPIILPPTTRTLSRTEAKQKLGFDENTVLLLSIARAPKYRTIEEPNFADAHVPLLEKHDNAVLVVIGPGDSEDWSAAVERTQERIKIFAEREDTAVFYQAADIYVDSFPIISITSLLEAGSYGVPLVTRYPYSDACAILGSDAPGLDEHLLRARNLEQYTAILSRLIEDAEFRCSQGDATSKCIAEKHTGSNWQSSLEEIYAKAMNLPRVTVKSNLRDEMFLGEPDVLLTRIFWNACGHDQIEPENLKKWHMMPFIQRFAFWMQIIKKHGLGRNGAIDILLPQWLYWQLRKYVIIRVKKLIELDR from the coding sequence ATGGAAAAAATAGCTAATAATGCACTCAATATAGGGCCATTAGCAGGCAGGCAATTAATTCAAGCAAACTACAAAGCGTTTGCCAGTCTAGTTGCCCAAGCCAAAGACTATGCACAGCAAGGTAAATATACTGAAGCTGCCGTGTATGTGCAAATGGCTGCTTTGTATGGCTTCTGGCGGCATAGTGGTCTGTTTGCTAGTCCCGAACTTGAGCAAGTTCTACGTGCGATCGCACAACAAACTATACCGATTTATCCCCAAAAAAGCCAGCCTTCACCTGGAGCAACCAGAAAAGTACTACATGTTGCTAGTGCGGTACAAGGCATTGGTGGACTAGGCAGAATGATTTGGCGCTGGATGCAGCAAGATACAAAAAGTTGCCACTCTTTAGTTTTGACACAGCAAGCATCAAGCTCTGTACCTACCATTTTGAGAGATGCTGTGTACAATAGCGGTGGCAAAATATATTCGCTCAATGAAACTACCATCGGCGGCATTTTAGTTTGGGCAAAACGGCTACGCCAAATCGCCGCAGATGCAGATGTAGTAGTGCTGCATATCTGGCCAGATGACGCAATTCCCATAATTGCCTTTGCCAATAAAGAGCAATCTCCACCAATTCTCTACTTAGATCATGCCGACCACGGCTTTTGGTTAGGAGCTAGCATTAGTGATATTTTGATTAATCTCCGCTCCTCTGGAATGCGCTTGGCACAAGAACGCAGAGGCTTTGAGGCTGAACGCATAGGCTTGCTGCCAATTATTTTGCCTCCCACTACCAGAACGCTTTCGCGGACAGAAGCAAAGCAAAAACTTGGGTTTGATGAAAACACAGTATTACTGCTCTCCATTGCTAGAGCGCCTAAATACCGCACGATTGAGGAGCCGAACTTTGCTGATGCCCATGTTCCCCTATTAGAAAAGCATGACAATGCTGTTTTAGTAGTGATTGGCCCTGGTGATAGTGAGGATTGGTCAGCAGCAGTTGAACGCACACAGGAGCGGATTAAAATTTTTGCAGAGCGCGAAGATACTGCAGTGTTTTACCAAGCTGCGGACATCTATGTTGACTCTTTTCCTATTATCTCCATCACTTCTTTGTTAGAAGCTGGCAGTTATGGTGTACCGTTAGTAACTCGTTATCCTTACTCTGATGCCTGCGCCATACTTGGTTCTGATGCACCAGGCTTGGACGAGCATCTGCTACGGGCGCGAAATTTGGAGCAATACACAGCAATTCTGTCTCGCTTGATTGAAGATGCAGAATTCCGCTGCAGCCAAGGTGATGCTACTAGCAAATGTATTGCGGAAAAACATACGGGTAGCAATTGGCAAAGCTCCTTGGAAGAAATATATGCTAAGGCGATGAATTTACCTCGTGTAACTGTGAAGTCAAATTTACGAGATGAAATGTTTCTCGGTGAGCCAGATGTTCTTTTAACAAGAATATTTTGGAATGCCTGTGGTCACGATCAAATCGAGCCAGAAAATCTCAAGAAATGGCATATGATGCCTTTCATTCAAAGATTTGCCTTTTGGATGCAAATCATTAAAAAGCATGGTTTGGGTCGCAATGGTGCGATAGACATTTTGCTACCGCAATGGCTGTATTGGCAATTGAGAAAATATGTGATTATTCGTGTAAAAAAGCTTATAGAGCTTGATAGGTGA
- a CDS encoding glycosyltransferase family 4 protein — MNILHFNLSDNFGNGAGIAGYRLHQGLLAHGLNSQMLVGMRKTNDERIKAIPRSKTLIEKIIFNFTWHYGLNDINWISSFDISKNSDYQQADILNFHNLHHGYFNYLAVPSLTSAKPAVFTLHDMWSFTGHCSYSYDCERWKIGCGKCPYPDTYPGCYIDNTHLEWKLKKWVFRHSNINIVAPSNWLAEKARQSLLQDIPIHHIPYGIDTEAYQPLEREQCRSILGIAPHKKVLLFAALSLKDKRKGGDLLLKILQNLPNSLKAETVLLTIGNSGEDISKAVDMATYNLGYLNSDRLKSIAYSAADLFIFPTRADNLPLVLQESMACGTPMISFKIGGVPDLVRPDMTGYLASPEDTQDFGHGIIELLEDHQQRDRMSQNCREIALQEYPLELQAQRYIDLYRQVLQNY; from the coding sequence ATGAATATTTTACATTTTAATCTATCTGATAACTTCGGTAATGGAGCCGGGATTGCAGGCTACCGACTACATCAAGGTTTACTAGCTCATGGTTTAAATTCTCAGATGTTAGTAGGAATGCGGAAAACTAACGATGAGCGAATAAAAGCAATACCTCGTAGTAAAACATTAATAGAAAAAATTATTTTTAATTTTACTTGGCATTATGGACTGAATGATATTAACTGGATTAGTAGTTTTGATATCTCCAAAAATTCTGACTATCAGCAAGCTGATATACTCAATTTTCATAATCTACATCATGGTTACTTTAATTATTTAGCAGTTCCTTCATTAACATCAGCAAAACCTGCAGTGTTTACACTCCATGATATGTGGAGCTTTACTGGACATTGTTCTTATAGTTATGATTGCGAACGCTGGAAAATTGGTTGTGGAAAATGTCCTTATCCAGATACTTATCCAGGCTGTTATATAGATAATACTCACCTAGAATGGAAATTAAAAAAGTGGGTTTTTAGACATTCAAATATTAATATTGTGGCTCCTAGTAATTGGCTGGCGGAAAAAGCTAGGCAGAGTCTTCTTCAAGATATTCCGATTCATCATATACCTTATGGTATTGATACAGAAGCTTATCAGCCTCTGGAACGCGAACAGTGCCGTTCAATTCTTGGTATTGCGCCCCATAAAAAAGTTTTATTGTTTGCTGCATTGAGCCTTAAAGACAAACGCAAAGGAGGTGACTTACTGTTAAAAATTCTCCAAAATTTACCCAACTCACTAAAAGCGGAAACGGTACTGTTGACAATCGGTAATAGTGGTGAAGATATTTCAAAAGCCGTAGATATGGCAACTTATAACCTTGGTTATCTTAACAGCGATCGCTTAAAAAGCATTGCCTATTCTGCTGCCGATCTATTTATTTTTCCCACTCGTGCTGATAATTTACCCTTAGTATTGCAAGAGAGCATGGCTTGCGGAACACCGATGATTTCCTTCAAAATTGGCGGTGTCCCTGATTTAGTACGTCCTGATATGACTGGCTATTTAGCCTCACCAGAAGATACACAAGATTTTGGTCATGGCATTATTGAGCTTTTAGAAGACCATCAACAGCGCGATCGCATGAGCCAAAATTGTCGAGAAATTGCACTGCAAGAGTATCCCCTAGAGTTACAAGCCCAGCGCTACATAGATTTATATCGTCAGGTATTGCAGAATTATTAG
- a CDS encoding glycosyltransferase family 4 protein: MEIVTQDRLGVRREEGIQLIQENFAVFRSLLHQARDFAQSRQYNAAAVYAEIAAYHAQFKHCGIFASLELEDILLTIGRQIKYTSLNRSQTSSLGKTPQKILHVSTNIASPFGGIPRFLRRWMQQDTERSHSLALTKQAPDEVPPILQELVTNSQGNTYLLNETIGGYVSRAKRLREIASQFDVVVLHIWEHDVIPIIAFANKEQCPPVIYVNHGDHCFWLGSSVSDIVANLRESGMRFSQKRRYIQPERNMLLPTILEPAHRSLSRPEAKRELGIDENSILLLSIARAPKYRKTDGMSFADAHVSLLKKYERAILIVIGPGGREDWSTAIQQTQGRIIVLGHTEDTAIYYQAADIYVDSYPFVSITSLLEAGSYGVPLVSRYPYSSDTCEIFGADMPGLTGNLIRVHDLEEYKTVLSGLIENEEFRLALGEKTQESIVDLHMGDNWLRSLEQIYIQALTLPRIQLTSPPQDKIFLGEPDVFWIRDHSWNYQLDDLIQSRLQIMPVTQRFYHWFRLVKTRGLNKQVSLLLPEWFRLRYYLPLRSALQMWKIST; encoded by the coding sequence ATGGAAATAGTTACTCAAGATAGACTTGGTGTCAGGCGAGAAGAAGGTATTCAACTTATACAAGAAAATTTTGCTGTATTTCGCAGTCTGCTACATCAAGCCAGAGATTTTGCTCAAAGCCGGCAATATAATGCAGCAGCTGTGTATGCAGAAATTGCAGCTTATCATGCACAGTTTAAACATTGTGGGATTTTCGCCAGCCTAGAACTAGAAGATATTTTGTTGACCATAGGTCGCCAAATTAAATACACCAGCTTGAATCGCAGTCAGACATCTTCTCTGGGCAAAACACCACAAAAGATACTTCATGTATCTACCAACATTGCTTCGCCTTTTGGTGGTATTCCAAGATTTCTGCGACGTTGGATGCAACAGGATACAGAGCGATCGCATTCATTGGCCTTGACAAAGCAAGCTCCTGATGAAGTACCGCCGATTCTGCAAGAGTTAGTCACCAATAGTCAAGGCAACACTTATTTACTCAACGAAACAATAGGTGGTTATGTCTCCCGTGCCAAAAGATTACGGGAAATTGCATCTCAATTTGATGTCGTAGTACTACATATCTGGGAACATGATGTTATTCCGATCATTGCATTTGCCAATAAAGAGCAATGTCCACCAGTTATTTATGTCAATCACGGCGATCACTGCTTTTGGTTAGGTTCTAGCGTCAGTGACATTGTGGCGAATTTGCGTGAGTCTGGTATGCGTTTTTCACAAAAGCGCCGATATATTCAACCAGAGCGTAACATGCTCCTACCGACTATTTTAGAACCTGCTCACAGATCGCTATCTCGCCCAGAAGCAAAACGAGAGCTTGGTATTGATGAAAATAGTATATTACTACTCTCCATTGCTAGAGCGCCTAAGTACAGAAAGACTGATGGAATGAGCTTTGCTGACGCACATGTATCACTATTAAAAAAATATGAACGCGCTATTTTGATTGTTATTGGCCCTGGTGGTAGGGAAGATTGGTCAACTGCGATCCAGCAAACCCAAGGCAGAATTATTGTTTTGGGACATACTGAAGATACTGCCATATATTATCAAGCCGCTGACATCTACGTTGACTCCTATCCCTTTGTTTCGATTACTTCTCTATTAGAAGCAGGGAGCTATGGTGTACCTTTAGTAAGCCGCTACCCTTATTCCTCTGATACATGTGAAATTTTTGGTGCTGATATGCCAGGTTTAACTGGCAATCTAATTCGGGTTCACGATCTAGAAGAATACAAAACTGTGCTATCAGGCTTAATAGAAAATGAGGAATTCAGGCTGGCTTTAGGAGAAAAGACTCAAGAGAGTATTGTAGATTTACATATGGGAGATAACTGGCTACGTTCCTTAGAACAGATATATATCCAAGCACTTACTTTGCCTCGGATACAACTGACCTCACCGCCACAGGATAAAATTTTTCTTGGTGAGCCGGATGTTTTTTGGATTCGCGATCATAGTTGGAACTATCAACTCGATGATTTGATTCAATCCAGACTACAAATTATGCCTGTAACACAGAGATTTTATCATTGGTTCAGGTTAGTCAAAACACGTGGCTTAAATAAGCAAGTGAGCCTTTTACTACCTGAGTGGTTCCGCTTGCGCTACTATTTACCTTTACGTTCTGCATTGCAGATGTGGAAGATTTCTACTTAA
- a CDS encoding glycosyltransferase, translating to MKKVLIIGENLEIGRTEEVYGRGFSALGCKVQIFTWKEATATVSSSSLWGRAAWRLAWQFLGKLANHQLLEKANQFQPDLTLVISPRLVHPESIKALQQHGLVFVFYTDNPIDSHHTHTNSWVQGGFPLWDATFIWSQEIVERLKNHGVKKAFFHPFCSDIEYHFPQRQTNPLYDVAFIGNWDASRKREQYLKAIANHRLGLWGSNYWNTHCQEPSLKGLCQGMCSYQEIPKILGSAHMGLNILRPQNEEGHNIRTYEIPATKTLMLSERSQDLLNLFVEDKEAVYFSHPEELRQKVDYLLKNPALMASIAEAGYQKALANKIGVRVTEMSTIYQKIKLNQDGDLLLANIQEA from the coding sequence ATGAAAAAAGTATTAATTATCGGAGAAAACCTGGAAATAGGGCGTACCGAGGAAGTTTACGGGCGAGGATTTTCTGCCTTAGGCTGTAAGGTACAAATTTTTACCTGGAAAGAAGCAACAGCCACAGTATCTTCTAGTTCATTATGGGGTAGAGCAGCTTGGCGATTAGCATGGCAATTTCTAGGAAAGCTAGCAAATCATCAATTACTAGAAAAAGCTAATCAGTTTCAACCAGATTTGACTTTAGTCATTTCACCTCGTTTAGTTCACCCTGAAAGTATTAAGGCTTTACAGCAACATGGTTTAGTATTTGTTTTTTATACAGATAATCCCATAGATTCCCATCATACCCATACCAATTCTTGGGTACAAGGTGGATTCCCTCTATGGGATGCTACTTTTATTTGGAGCCAAGAAATTGTTGAACGTCTCAAGAATCATGGGGTGAAAAAAGCTTTCTTTCATCCTTTTTGTAGCGATATAGAATATCATTTTCCTCAACGCCAGACTAACCCATTATATGATGTAGCATTTATTGGTAACTGGGATGCTAGTCGTAAAAGAGAACAATATTTAAAAGCGATCGCTAATCATCGTTTAGGACTTTGGGGGTCGAATTACTGGAATACTCATTGTCAAGAACCGTCCTTGAAAGGTCTGTGTCAAGGAATGTGCAGCTATCAAGAAATACCAAAAATTTTAGGCTCTGCTCACATGGGCCTCAATATTCTCCGTCCCCAAAATGAAGAAGGGCATAATATTAGAACATATGAGATTCCTGCTACCAAAACGTTAATGCTCAGCGAACGCAGTCAGGACTTATTAAATTTATTTGTAGAAGATAAAGAAGCAGTTTACTTTTCCCACCCAGAAGAATTAAGACAAAAAGTTGATTATCTGTTAAAGAACCCGGCTTTGATGGCATCTATTGCTGAGGCAGGTTATCAAAAAGCATTGGCAAACAAAATTGGCGTTCGAGTAACAGAAATGTCTACGATTTATCAAAAAATAAAATTAAATCAAGACGGTGACTTGCTGCTAGCCAATATTCAAGAAGCTTAG
- a CDS encoding glycosyltransferase family 4 protein yields MKVIQVPFCFYPDPVGGTEVYVDALSRNLQQQGIEVLVAAPGINSQSYLYNELPIRRYAISQKSHNLREIYGAGDRQAALEFSQILAAERPDVVHLHAFTSGVSQLIVQAAKQQQIPVVFTYHTPTVSCQRGTMMRWGSEICNGQVNLQTCTQCTLQGLGLHQTAAKAIASLPPLLGSGLGSFNLQGGVWTALRMTELLSFRHTALQHLLSEVDQIIAVCNWVKDVLLLNHVPSQKINVIRQGICHDLPKTANSAHISTPATLKIAFLGRLDPTKGIHILLKALQTIPQLPISLDIYGISQANDAYLQQLQAIAATDLRITFKLPVAADQVVATLQAYDILAVPSQWLETGPMVVLEAFAAGIPVIGSNLGGIAELVQNQVNGILVEATSIQSWSQALQQLYQDKQLLPQLRAGIKSPPTMSTVATQMLSIYQSITKAI; encoded by the coding sequence GTGAAAGTTATTCAAGTTCCTTTCTGTTTTTATCCTGATCCTGTTGGTGGTACGGAAGTATATGTTGATGCTTTGTCTCGTAACTTGCAGCAACAGGGAATCGAGGTTTTGGTAGCCGCACCAGGGATAAACAGTCAATCTTACCTATATAATGAGCTACCTATACGTCGCTATGCTATATCCCAAAAAAGCCACAATTTGCGGGAAATTTATGGAGCAGGCGATCGCCAAGCAGCGTTAGAGTTCAGTCAAATCTTAGCAGCAGAACGGCCTGATGTAGTACATCTCCATGCCTTCACCAGTGGTGTTTCGCAACTTATAGTGCAAGCTGCTAAACAACAGCAAATACCTGTTGTGTTCACCTACCATACCCCCACAGTCAGCTGCCAACGGGGAACGATGATGCGCTGGGGAAGTGAAATATGTAATGGCCAAGTAAATTTGCAGACTTGTACCCAGTGTACTTTGCAAGGGTTAGGGCTACACCAAACAGCTGCGAAAGCGATCGCTAGCCTACCACCCCTACTAGGAAGTGGCTTAGGTAGCTTTAATTTACAAGGGGGAGTCTGGACAGCACTACGCATGACAGAATTACTTAGCTTTCGCCATACCGCTTTACAGCATCTACTATCTGAGGTTGACCAGATTATAGCCGTGTGTAACTGGGTCAAGGATGTCCTACTACTAAACCATGTTCCATCTCAAAAAATTAACGTTATTCGTCAAGGAATATGCCATGATTTGCCAAAAACAGCAAACTCCGCTCACATATCTACTCCAGCAACCTTAAAAATTGCTTTCTTGGGCCGCCTTGACCCCACTAAGGGAATCCATATTTTGCTCAAAGCGTTGCAAACAATTCCCCAATTACCCATTAGCTTAGATATCTATGGTATTTCCCAAGCAAATGATGCTTACCTACAACAGTTGCAAGCTATAGCAGCAACAGACCTTCGTATTACCTTTAAACTACCAGTTGCAGCAGATCAAGTTGTAGCGACTCTGCAAGCATATGACATATTAGCTGTACCTTCTCAGTGGTTGGAAACTGGGCCAATGGTAGTTTTAGAAGCCTTTGCAGCAGGGATTCCGGTGATTGGTTCTAACCTAGGTGGTATTGCCGAATTGGTTCAAAATCAAGTCAATGGCATTCTTGTAGAAGCAACTTCCATTCAGTCCTGGAGTCAAGCTTTACAACAACTATACCAGGACAAACAACTGCTACCTCAACTTCGTGCTGGCATCAAATCTCCACCAACAATGTCAACTGTGGCAACTCAGATGTTGTCTATTTACCAATCTATTACTAAAGCTATATAG
- a CDS encoding glycosyltransferase family 2 protein translates to MQLIERVKYKFFQAAKPLIFSPFYIKNLDTICKNKFNKTISVAIPHYQRGKKIHVTLKNILKDSRINEIVILDDGSSKEEFHELLKNLSRFNSKIKLFRREKNIGPFRTKIQAVSLCSNEWVILLDSDNSIFRKYIDAIFKLSTWDQNTIYCPDFAYPNFDFRGLSGKVIDFEKSSSFDFQKFAPFMNDGNYFLHKENFLNTLLPYKNFKALADVIFANYIWLSHGNKLEILTNAPYFHRVHPGSIWLNTADESSKNAVLVGGLLVKGIKADKDNLSKLLDILPDTWVEPTPIPLGTI, encoded by the coding sequence ATGCAATTAATAGAGAGAGTAAAGTATAAATTTTTTCAAGCAGCCAAGCCATTGATTTTTTCACCATTTTATATAAAAAACTTGGATACGATATGTAAAAACAAATTTAACAAAACCATATCTGTAGCTATACCTCATTACCAAAGAGGTAAGAAAATTCATGTGACTTTAAAAAATATTTTAAAAGATAGTCGCATCAATGAAATAGTTATTCTAGATGATGGCTCTAGTAAAGAAGAATTTCATGAATTATTAAAAAATTTATCTCGGTTTAATAGCAAAATCAAACTCTTCCGTCGAGAAAAAAATATAGGACCATTCCGTACCAAAATCCAGGCTGTAAGTTTATGTAGTAATGAGTGGGTGATTTTACTAGATAGCGATAACAGTATTTTTAGAAAATACATTGATGCTATATTTAAGTTGTCAACTTGGGATCAAAATACAATATATTGTCCTGATTTTGCTTACCCTAATTTTGACTTTAGAGGATTAAGTGGAAAAGTGATAGATTTTGAAAAAAGCTCAAGTTTTGACTTTCAAAAGTTTGCACCGTTTATGAATGACGGCAATTATTTTTTGCATAAAGAAAATTTTTTAAATACGCTTTTACCATACAAAAATTTTAAAGCTCTAGCAGATGTGATTTTTGCTAATTATATTTGGCTATCTCATGGTAATAAATTAGAAATTTTAACTAACGCTCCCTACTTTCACAGAGTTCATCCTGGTAGCATATGGCTGAATACAGCTGATGAATCAAGTAAAAATGCTGTGCTAGTTGGAGGATTGCTAGTTAAAGGTATTAAAGCTGATAAAGATAACTTAAGTAAATTATTAGATATATTGCCTGATACATGGGTAGAACCAACTCCTATTCCACTCGGAACTATTTAG
- a CDS encoding glycosyltransferase, with amino-acid sequence MHAVPLVSVVIPCYNAEQYLAETITSVLSQTWQDFEIIAVDDGSTDNTANLLRSYGSKIRAEFSPNRGASAARNLGTTLARGKFIQYLDADDLLRPDALEKRIQALVSSDADVAYSDWQRLTENQAGKFLLGDVISRRIEDVHSDPQIALFTDFWAPPAALLYHRRIVEAIGSWNESLPIIQDARFLLDAALMGGKFVYVPGVQADYRVHKANSLSRRNPIKFVVDCFNNACQVEEFWKVNGGITSERQATLEQVYGGVARFFFEHDRPTFYEALAKIHALNPNYLPAGPRSLRQLSKLFGYEQAEAIALNYRRLKNFTHSFTKKIPITSA; translated from the coding sequence ATGCATGCAGTTCCATTAGTTTCAGTTGTTATCCCTTGTTACAATGCTGAACAATACCTAGCTGAAACTATTACCAGCGTGTTATCTCAAACATGGCAAGACTTTGAGATAATTGCAGTTGATGATGGCTCTACTGATAACACTGCAAATCTCTTACGCTCTTATGGGTCAAAAATCAGAGCTGAGTTTAGCCCGAATCGAGGAGCTAGCGCTGCGCGTAACTTAGGCACTACATTAGCTAGAGGTAAGTTTATTCAATATTTGGATGCCGATGATCTTTTGCGACCTGATGCTCTAGAAAAACGAATTCAAGCTTTAGTTAGCAGTGACGCTGATGTGGCTTACTCAGATTGGCAAAGGTTGACAGAGAATCAAGCAGGTAAATTTTTACTCGGTGATGTGATTTCTAGACGGATTGAAGATGTGCATAGCGATCCCCAAATTGCCTTATTTACGGATTTCTGGGCACCACCCGCGGCTCTTTTATACCATCGTCGGATTGTAGAAGCTATTGGTTCATGGAATGAATCTTTGCCGATTATTCAGGATGCACGCTTTCTGTTGGATGCAGCTTTGATGGGTGGGAAATTTGTTTATGTACCTGGCGTGCAAGCAGATTATAGAGTCCACAAAGCTAATAGTTTGTCTCGACGGAACCCGATTAAATTTGTTGTAGATTGTTTCAATAATGCTTGCCAAGTAGAAGAGTTCTGGAAAGTGAATGGTGGGATAACCTCAGAGCGTCAAGCTACATTGGAACAGGTTTACGGAGGAGTAGCGCGATTTTTCTTTGAGCACGATCGCCCTACATTCTACGAAGCTTTAGCCAAAATTCACGCTTTAAATCCCAATTATCTCCCTGCTGGGCCTAGAAGCTTACGACAGCTTTCCAAATTGTTTGGATATGAGCAGGCTGAAGCGATCGCCCTTAACTATCGTCGCCTGAAAAACTTTACTCACAGTTTCACCAAAAAGATTCCCATTACTTCCGCCTAA